One genomic window of Bacteroidales bacterium includes the following:
- a CDS encoding NTP transferase domain-containing protein, with product MRAIILAAGRGNRMIPLTNEKPKCLLKINGKTILKRLIYQLYNFKVDNITVVVGYRKNQVTKEIKNICSKEITIIENSKYYEDINILSLELALKKDLSPFYLFEADCIFEDKCFSLIFNSIYKNKSVWFSKGLFNKNQNGGIIKSNTISEIVDIKIVNRYISDYKNYKKMIGVLKVGENEIEKYSNFLLKACEENINQYYHIPWIDHIAELKSYICDFGDKKVISINTIQDYYKAQEMFKYEVG from the coding sequence ATGAGAGCAATAATTTTAGCTGCTGGTAGAGGAAATAGAATGATACCTCTTACCAATGAAAAACCAAAGTGTTTACTTAAAATTAATGGTAAGACAATCTTAAAGAGACTTATTTATCAATTGTATAATTTTAAAGTTGATAATATAACCGTCGTAGTGGGTTATAGAAAAAATCAAGTAACTAAGGAAATTAAAAATATTTGCAGTAAAGAAATTACAATTATTGAAAACAGTAAATATTATGAAGATATTAATATTTTATCTTTAGAACTGGCTTTGAAAAAAGATTTAAGTCCTTTTTATTTATTTGAAGCAGATTGTATTTTTGAAGACAAATGTTTTAGTTTAATTTTTAATAGTATTTATAAAAATAAATCTGTATGGTTTTCTAAAGGATTATTTAATAAAAATCAAAATGGCGGTATAATTAAGTCAAATACTATTAGTGAAATCGTGGATATCAAGATAGTTAATAGATACATTTCTGATTATAAAAATTATAAGAAAATGATAGGAGTTCTAAAAGTCGGTGAAAATGAAATAGAAAAATATTCTAATTTTCTTTTAAAAGCTTGTGAAGAAAACATAAATCAGTATTATCATATTCCTTGGATTGACCATATTGCCGAATTAAAAAGTTATATATGTGATTTCGGAGATAAAAAAGTTATATCTATTAATACTATTCAAGATTACTACAAAGCACAGGAGATGTTTAAATATGAAGTTGGTTAA
- a CDS encoding ParB N-terminal domain-containing protein, protein MKLVKVALLKHIEGFSKNRVENMKKKMFRSCIWEKPICIEKNHYLVLDGQHRFEVALKIGLKYIPCELFDYNDDEVVTWSLRKEYIVSKKMVIERALNGNIYPYKTAKHKFSRKIEKCNISLNELEKYNKYIDDIIEYDFI, encoded by the coding sequence ATGAAGTTGGTTAAAGTAGCTCTGTTAAAACATATTGAAGGGTTTAGCAAAAATAGAGTTGAAAACATGAAAAAAAAAATGTTTCGAAGTTGTATTTGGGAAAAACCAATCTGTATTGAAAAAAATCATTACCTAGTCTTAGATGGGCAACATAGATTTGAAGTAGCCTTAAAAATAGGCTTAAAGTATATTCCTTGTGAATTATTCGATTACAATGATGATGAAGTTGTAACTTGGAGTCTACGAAAGGAATATATTGTTTCGAAAAAAATGGTAATTGAACGAGCATTGAACGGAAATATTTATCCCTATAAAACAGCAAAACATAAATTTTCACGGAAAATAGAAAAATGTAATATCTCATTAAATGAATTAGAAAAATACAATAAATATATAGATGATATTATTGAGTATGATTTTATATAG